From Paenibacillus sp. FSL H8-0537:
CGATTGGCCTTGCGAACAAGGAAACGCTCGTAACAGCGGGTCATATCGTGATGGAGAGAGCTAGGAAAAAGGGTGTGCCGATCATACCGATCGACAGCGAGCATTCGGCTATTTTTCAATGCTTGAATGGAGAAGATCGCAGATCGCTAAACCAGCTTACACTGACGGCCTCAGGCGGCTCATTCCGCGATCGCACGCGCGAGCAATTGAAAGGCGTTACTGTGGCGGAAGCGCTGAATCATCCTAACTGGTCCATGGGGGCCAAAATCACAATCGATTCTGCCACAATGGCCAATAAAGGGCTGGAAGTCATTGAAGCCCACTGGCTGTTTGATGTTACATATGATCAAATTCATGTTCTTGTTCATCCAGAGAGTATTATTCACTCTTATGTGGAGTTTACTGACCATAGCGTAATTGCGCAGCTGGGGCTTCCCGATATGCGTGTGCCGATTCAATATGCGCTGACATATCCGCATCGCCATCCAACGCCTACAGGCCGGCTTGATTTGGCGGCGATTGGCAAGCTTCATTTTCGAGAGATGGACTTTGAACGTTATCCGTGCCTGCGTCTTGCCTTCGAATGCGGCAAAGCGGGACAATCAGCGCCAACGGTATATAATGCGGCAAATGAAGTAGCGGTGGCGCGGTTTCTTGCTGGCGAAATCGAATTTTTGGATATTGAGCGCACGATTGAGGAAGTGCTTTCTCGCCATCCTGTAACGGTGGTCGATACGCTCGAAGCTATCGCTGAAGTCGACAGCTGGGCGCGTCAAATGGCTGCTACTGTGTAACTTGCGCTTCGCCTCGCGGTTCTCTTGTAACGGGTAGGAGAATAATGATAATCTATGTACAGGCCGTTACGAACAGGAGGCTCTATATGGAGACGATTCAGATTGTTTTATTAACCGTGCTCGTGTTTTTCGTGATTGTGACGATCCATGAATGGGGCCACTATTATTTTGCCAAACGAGCAGGAATATTGGTCAGGGAATTTGCCATCGGTTTTGGACCTAAGCTCATTTCCATTAAACGCGGTGAAACGCGATTTACCATTCGCCTTGTTCCGGCAGGTGGCTTCGTCCGCATGGCAGGCGAGGATCCGGAAATTGTAGACGTGGCCTCTGGGCAGACGATTGCGATTAAGCTTAAAGACGATAAGGTGACGAGACTGTACCTGGACCGTCTAGATGAGCGCAGCGGCGTCATTCGTGGTGAAGTGACTCAGATAGACTTGGAACGGGATTTGTTCGTTACGCTCGATATTGAGGGCGAGAAGGAACGTTTTTCCTTGCATCCACAAGCCTTGATGATTACCAAAGGCAAAGAAACGCAAATTGCGCCGCTGGACAGACAGTTTGGCAGCAAATCGGTAGCAGCGCGGGCGCGGGCTATTTTTGCAGGTCCGTTTATGAATTTTGTGCTGGCGTTTGTATTGTGTGGCGCTTATATTCAACTCGCAGGTACTCCGGAAAATTTACTTGTTGATTCGATTAGCAAGGGGATGCCGGCTGAAAAGGCCCAATTGCAAAGCGGCGACATGATTCAAGCGATTAATGGTACGCCGATTGGTACGGATTATGATAAAATGATTGAGATTATTGGCGGCTCGCCTGGCGTGCCGATCCAAATGGACATTGTGCGCGGCGGCGTAGCGCA
This genomic window contains:
- the rseP gene encoding RIP metalloprotease RseP; the encoded protein is METIQIVLLTVLVFFVIVTIHEWGHYYFAKRAGILVREFAIGFGPKLISIKRGETRFTIRLVPAGGFVRMAGEDPEIVDVASGQTIAIKLKDDKVTRLYLDRLDERSGVIRGEVTQIDLERDLFVTLDIEGEKERFSLHPQALMITKGKETQIAPLDRQFGSKSVAARARAIFAGPFMNFVLAFVLCGAYIQLAGTPENLLVDSISKGMPAEKAQLQSGDMIQAINGTPIGTDYDKMIEIIGGSPGVPIQMDIVRGGVAQKIELTPASDDKGVGKVGITATYKTRTATITETVTGAGKLMKQMTIIIFEGLKKLVTGDFKLDDLGGPVRTAEVTSQIAKQGIAELTRWTAMLSLYLGIFNLLPIPALDGSRLIFLGLEALRGRPIDPNRESMVHFVGFALIMLLMLVVTYNDILRLVRGES
- a CDS encoding 1-deoxy-D-xylulose-5-phosphate reductoisomerase, translated to MKKITILGSTGSIGTQTLDVIANDPERFQVVGLSAGSNTDLLISQAIRFKPSIVCLSTKEAAEAVASSLPAGTRVIYGEQGLIELAGATEADIVVTALVGSRGLPATLAAIEAGKTIGLANKETLVTAGHIVMERARKKGVPIIPIDSEHSAIFQCLNGEDRRSLNQLTLTASGGSFRDRTREQLKGVTVAEALNHPNWSMGAKITIDSATMANKGLEVIEAHWLFDVTYDQIHVLVHPESIIHSYVEFTDHSVIAQLGLPDMRVPIQYALTYPHRHPTPTGRLDLAAIGKLHFREMDFERYPCLRLAFECGKAGQSAPTVYNAANEVAVARFLAGEIEFLDIERTIEEVLSRHPVTVVDTLEAIAEVDSWARQMAATV